A stretch of Vigna angularis cultivar LongXiaoDou No.4 chromosome 4, ASM1680809v1, whole genome shotgun sequence DNA encodes these proteins:
- the LOC108330144 gene encoding auxin efflux carrier component 2 — MIKGSDVYDVVSALVPLYVALFLAYGSVRWWKIFSPEQCSGINRFVSVIAVPFLSFHFISNNNPYTMNFRFLAADCLQKVVILAALVLWNTFTKWGSIDWTITLFSISTLPNTLIMGVPLLKAMYGDFTATLMIQIVVFQSVIWYTLLLFMFEYRGAKLLISEQFPDTAGAIASLRVDSSVSSLNGREPLHADAEIGENGELHVVLRSMSRSTSVNMPSSFHKSYSTPRPSNFTGEKPNLQNAAFVDMPQEKFWRSKSDGCGVSRGGFVYSYPSQNLGFVGFDGGFVSSHIYPKPEFPGFSSGLSTPYPSPKPVIAGSKNCLYTFGCGLNASSNSHVNQRHEINRVGSFSTIGPSKFPLETAASKVHEHVSDEEAEHSAKGKQKEVKNEEVETNKNQQMPRANVMLKLILIMVWRNLIRNPNTYASVLGLIWSLIFYRWSIKVPSIIKGSIEIISNTGLGMAMFSLGLFMALQPKIITCGKTLASLAFAIKFLVGPFIILAASKIIGIHGVLLRVTIVQAALPQGIVPFVFAKEYNLHADVLSTAVIFGMVVALPVTIIYYVVLGL, encoded by the exons ATGATCAAAGGTAGCGACGTGTACGATGTTGTGTCAGCGCTTGTGCCTCTCTACGTGGCTTTGTTTTTAGCATATGGCTCCGTCCGTTGGTGGAAGATCTTCAGCCCAGAACAGTGCTCTGGCATAAACCGTTTTGTGTCTGTTATTGCAGTGCCCTTCCTCTCTTTCCATTTCATATCCAACAATAACCCTTACACCATGAACTTCAGGTTCTTAGCAGCCGACTGTCTTCAAAAGGTTGTGATCTTGGCTGCACTTGTTCTGTGGAACACTTTCACAAAATGGGGTAGCATTGACTGGACCATCACACTGTTCTCAATCTCCACTCTCCCCAACACGCTCATCATGGGTGTTCCTCTTCTGAAAGCCATGTATGGAGACTTCACAGCCACCCTCATGATCCAAATTGTGGTTTTTCAGAGTGTGATTTGGTACACTCTCTTGTTGTTCATGTTTGAATACAGAGGGGCCAAGCTTCTCATCTCAGAGCAATTCCCTGACACTGCTGGAGCCATTGCCTCCCTAAGGGTTGATTCAAGTGTGAGCTCTCTCAATGGAAGAGAACCATTGCATGCTGATGCAGAAATTGGAGAAAACGGAGAACTCCACGTGGTGTTGAGAAGTATGTCACGTTCTACGTCCGTAAACATGCCTTCTTCATTCCACAAGTCATATTCAACACCTAGACCATCAAATTTTACTGGAGAAAAACCTAATCTCCAAAATGCAGCTTTTGTGGATATGCCTCAGGAAAAGTTTTGGAGGAGCAAGAGTGACGGTTGCGGGGTTTCTAGAGGTGGTTTTGTTTACTCATACCCCTCACAAAATCTAGGGTTTGTAGGGTTTGATGGTGGTTTTGTTTCTTCACACATTTATCCAAAACCAGAGTTTCCAGGGTTTAGTAGTGGTTTGTCTACTCCATACCCGTCTCCAAAACCAGTGATTGCAGGGTCTAAAAATTGTTTATACACGTTTGGTTGCGGCTTGAATGCATCATCAAATTCTCATGTTAATCAGAGACATGAAATAAACAGAGTTGGCTCCTTTTCCACCATTGGACCTTCCAAATTTCCACTCGAAACTGCTGCTTCAAAAG TACATGAACATGTAAGTGATGAAGAAGCAGAACATAGCGCAAAGGGGAAACAAAAAGAGGtgaaaaatgaagaagttgagacaaacaaaaatcaacaaATGCCACGTGCTAATGTCATGTTAAAACTTATTCTGATAATGGTTTGGAGGAATCTGATAAGAAACCCTAATACCTATGCAAGTGTTTTAGGTCTCATTTGGTCTCTCATATTTTACAG GTGGAGCATCAAAGTGCCATCTATTATAAAAGGTTCCATTGAAATAATTTCTAACACAGGACTAGGAATGGCCATGTTCAGTCTTG GTCTATTCATGGCATTACAACCTAAGATCATTACTTGTGGAAAAACTCTGGCTTCACTTGCATTCGCAATTAAGTTCTTGGTTGGTCCATTTATAATTCTTGCAGCCTCCAAAATAATTGGTATCCATGGAGTTCTTTTACGAGTTACAATTGTTCAG GCTGCTCTTCCCCAAGGAATTGTCCCATTTGTATTTGCAAAAGAATATAATCTTCATGCAGACGTACTCAGCACAGC GGTTATCTTCGGAATGGTGGTTGCGTTGCCCGTAACAATAATTTACTATGTAGTTCTTGGACTTTAG